In the Ptychodera flava strain L36383 chromosome 1, AS_Pfla_20210202, whole genome shotgun sequence genome, TGTATTTGACACTCATATCATGCATGGTGAACATTTATTGGAATTTATGAGGTTACCTCATGACTTTGATAAACATCAAAGTCAGTTAATTTCGTTGATGTTATTGAAAAGATTAGTTTTGTCAACAAAACTATGCATATATTTGTACTTAAATGAGCTGGATGAACAGAACATTACTATCAGAGTATAAATTTTTAATGATagttaatttcactattttgacGTTTTCACTTGAAGTTAATTCACAGATTTGTCAGGAAAACAAGAGGATGTCATTTATTCTTTTTCGCGGTGATTTGATGTAGTAGCTTTCATCTATCagtgaaaatagcaaaaataaaCCCCAGTGAATTATTATTTGTTACGATAATAAGTTTTGACAACCACGCTGTACATACTTAGAAAATGCCGCTTTCATGTGAAGTTGGAAATGAGATAAATTTAAGAAACTCTTGTATAAATGATTCATTACATAGAATTCAACATTGCAATGTGGTGTGATAGTGGCTAACCCGTGATTTGACCACAGTGGTCATTATGAAGAACCACTTTTGTTAAGTCAAACATGAAATGACTGTATGAATACTGTAAGTGTATTTACAGTTGTCTTGTGACTAGTTTTGTTTtgcaacaaaaaatgaaatttcatgaaaagtttgaaccatgtaaatatgttttcaaatgaaatgccTAACAGTATTCATGAGTTTGTGtgattgtactttgaaaaaccTCAAATATGACACTGCAATAATGAAGAGTGTTTACAAAGTTCTGTTGTACCTTTAAACTAATATTGATGACTGTTTAGTCCTTTTAACTGAAGACAGGTTTTAAAATTCAATGGTTTAAAGTATTGTGTTGTGGAGTTTTATCTTGAAACTTGgaataaattatatttattacgcaagttttatatttattacttTACTTAAACAAAGTCTTGTTACTATTTGGATATATTCTATGTGTTGTTCGGTATGTGTAATATGTATTTGAAATGATTGACAtatacacagataaagtttTATATATGTGATATTGGTGGGCATTTTTTTAATCTCTTCGATGCTGGCACTCTCTTCCACTGTCATTATTGAGTAAAATGTTCAATTCAGAGTACTTCCAAGAAATGTTGGGACAAACAATACTATCCAATACAACTGCTCACTCCTCGGACAGCTGTTTGTTGAAGGATACAAAATGTAAAGCCACAGCACAAACTCTCAAAGCTTGTTCATATTCTGTAAGGTTGAAACCACCGTGTATGACTTGTGAAAGGTGCTAAAGAGACAGTAGCTGTaatctttgatttttttttactgtttttgccTTTAATGGCAGccgtttcttgttctactctccaaagcaACATGCTTTGTGGGgtagagcaagaaactgtagttccTGTTGACCCTTTGAATGCCAAAATCGATTTTTGTCCCTTTATGAAATAAACCCCGGTCAacttttctcagatttttgccaaaattttgagaaaaaactgtagccaatgaaatgtgatgtccatttgctccaaaattatcagaagacttacagaaaaattcataaaaattggtaacattttgtactaaaatttttgcggaagaaaattacagcactcaaagggttcaaaacaaaaatagtgaattatcagaagttacagctactgtcgcTTTAGCACTGGTAAAATTTACACAAGTATTACACCTAAACACAAGTATAACACCTAAAGTGTAAACATGCGACTCTTGTACCATCTGATTTCAACCTGGTAATCATAAGTTTTGGCGAGAAACTTTATAAATGAAACCCCAGTAAACATGCTGCGCAAGATTAAAAGAGTGCTAAGCTATCGCATAATTCAACATCAACTTAGGGGGTATGCCTGTATTTATTCATTATAGAAGGCACCCTCAGACCTTTTGTAATTCTTGTtcttttgtagattttcactTGCTGGATGTAGCAATTTCCACCTGCAGTATTATTTCACAAGATGGTATTTTCTATGTTTGATGAATAAAAACAAGTCTGAAGTTATAAAATTGTGTTCTTTTATTCACAATCATTCAGCATTCTTTTGAGAAAGACTGCAGGACACTGGAACCACACCGTACTATTTTACCAATCAGCATTAATCCTAGGGGTGAAAGAAAATTGTTTTGACTGGGAGCTTGGAACCAGTCTACTTTGAGTTCACTTGCTGTTGTTCTTTGACGCATATAGAGTAGCATTTTATGTGATTCAGATTACATGTCAGATTTTCCCAGCATACTGGTGGATGTTACAGAAAAACAGCAGCACAGGTTGTTTATTAgctttttacaaaaacaatatgaACCATATAAATATTCACCCAAGGCTAACAAAAGAACCAGAAATTAAGAACTGGTTTTAGCTGGTAATGTACATGGAAACAATCTGCAGGCCCTAGACTGAACGATCTGTCGCTCGAGGACACTCCCTACACTCCAAGagaggggagcgtagagagcgccctcaagtgacggatcttccagtctagcAGGGCCCCTGACATTTCGAAATTACCAGATGAACCAGGCGAGGGGAGGTGTTTAATATTGGTTTTGTAGGTTGGGAATTCACTCACTGACAGCAAAGCAGCTGAAAGCATTTGCTATGACGAGTACAGCGTAAACTTCCGGTGTGTCATCTCCACAGCTGACCACATTGTTCACTTGCTTCCCATCACAATCACAAGACTTCTGATGGTTAAATTATTTCTAATAGACTTGTGAAGTTAGTATTAAGTTATGTTGATGTCCACAGTACATGATTATGATGCTTGTGTGtattgcatgtacatgtatactttatttccatgtatacataatgtacatgtaatggaatttttgatatcatcaaaCCACCACTTTCTAGTCATGGACTTCTAATATTTGATGTGTTAGGGAGACAGATGAGGTACATTTACTCGCCTTTCCGTTCGCAACACTTCCAAAGCCATGTCTGTAGACCAGTCTGAATAGACTGCCCTCACCAGGACACAGCAGGAATTgacaattcacaaaaaatggGCAAATATAAATACCAGATGTACCATTTGATGTTTGGAAGGGATgatcaaaaagaaaaggaaatctCCTGAGCAACTTGCGGACttggcaaaataatttgaacagCCTAAACTGGACTTCACAGTGAAAGCCAAGTACATGCTTTTGCCTATTCTTTCTCTAAACAATTATCAAATCTCATGTACAAATCATTCTGATCAACCCTCCCCACGATCTAATGGTACATTCCTATACGTAATAAAAGACAAGGACAGCAGATGTGTAGGAGGCTGTCGGTACAACTTTATTACTTACACAGAAGTCTTTACAAGaaatgataaagtttgtgtaatAGTGGGACTGCAAATTTTTTCCTAGATCTGAAAAAGGCTGAAGCAGAGACAGATAATGCAAATACTGATTATATTGTTCTgatttgcagaaatcattgtgtCACAGATACTGTTGTACTATCATGCCTTGAACTGTACCCTTTCACTCAACAACATTGTGAAATGCTGTACCTTTTGTATCAAGTGGGCTTATTCAGGCATTATCTGTGAGAATGGTACTACATGGGTGTTAGACAAAGCTTGGATATCTTGTACCTCTGAGAAAGCAGTCTTATGGCCATAACAGAAAAGTTCTTTACAATTTCGCCATATTCTGGCTATGCCTGAAGTGGCTTTTGTTCAGCCATTTTGATGAAGATGTGATAAAAGTCAAGTTCGTGTCTTGTTTCCCTTGATAAAGTCTTTCCAGAAAAAGAAAACCATGAATTGATGACAGAGAAGGTATAGTCATGGCAAAGTGTCTCCCCAGTGAATGGAACAAATGCCAGGCATTTTTCAGTGACTGTCAAATAAAATCAGATCTATCGCACCACAGaactgacctttgacatttcTGGTTTGCTACAGAGATACATACAAATATCTCtctgaaaaataacatttttccaaccccctccctcccccatcCCTGCTGAAAATGCCCACTTTGTTTCATCCTCATTGTGACTGTTCACAGGTAAATATTCCCACCCTGACCCTACCCTGTTTGATTACAGAATGGAATGTTCCATACAGAATGTAATGGGGATCTTTTGAACATGTAGATATTAGGGGGTAGAAGTACACAATCATTGGTTTGAATTTGTCATAATTGGGTTGTGATTTCATGACGCTGGGCCTAAAGATTCCAGACTGGACCTGACTTGGTTCAAGTTGAGCCTCCATAATTCAAGACGATCTCTAAGTTGTTGCCACTGGGCCCTACCAAATGTACGATATGTTGCTGAACTGcaagaaaatcaacaaaaataaattcaGTACAAGTGTTTCAAATCTGAGTCCACCGaggtgaaatttcaatgttagtTTTTGATGCACGTAGTCTAAATTTGGAGAAAAAACAAGTATTCCACATTTGTTAAGTAATAGCTGGTACTGGAACTGCCAGTGTCTCTACAGGAAATTCCAATGTTATCATTGCAATTATTTGATATGGAACCCCTCCTTATCAAAAAGCAAGGATTCAGCCCAAAGACACGGAGTAATGGGAGGAAAATGTGGGGTTGATGTGATCCCTGGTAAAACATAGTTAGTAATCactttattacatgtaaatggttctactccggaataaaaaggatgaGAGGAGTTCTTCAGACTCTGTATGCCTAAAAGATCAcatgatgccggtacaaacaaacccatgtgtaCAAACGTGTACAGaaaaacatgtatttctgtGCACGTTTGCTCAAGTGGGTTGGTTTGTACTGGagtccatttgaattctgggTTTAACCTATAGTTTATCTTGATCACTGTTCTCCTGAACACTTACCATTTTTTAACAGCCAGAGTGGAAAGAGCAGACCAAGCTGAGATAATTGTGCATTCTGATCTTATTTCCTTTATTCCATTTTTTGCAGAAATCTGTGTCTGTTGACTTCCCCTGGCTGCCCTCATCCCGGCCCTCAAATCTCCCATTTGAACATACCTTCATCAAAACTTTTATGAACACATTTAGCCATGACATATTTTCTCACTGTGTGATGGTTATCTCAGTAAAACACTTCAAAGACAGACTTACCATGCGATGACTTTCTTCTGCATCTGGTCAATTGTTGCTTGCAGCATCTTACTTCTGACAgctgtgaaaatagaaatatgacATATAGATAAATCATTTTGCAGGCAACCTAACTTATGGTTTGTATACACACATTAACCCCACATTCCTACCAGGTCTATTTGTTCCCATCATGTCAAGTTGAATAATCCTACGAAGCATGAAATGTCACCTTGACATATGTTAATAGAAACACCTGTTTGAAGACCCTGAAATATAATGATTGGTGATTTTTACTCAAATAGACTTGACCCAATATTGATACTGTGCGTGACAGTGGTGTGTTCACACTTTACTGGTCTAAACCAACCTGACCTGACACTGCAGGATAAACTTGGCAGACAAAATGAGTCTCTGAATTAAAGTGTTGCAATGCCTCTTGGGTACAATTGGCATCCTGCCAATATTTCTAACTCAGAATTaaagtgtttatttattgattttacaAAACCTGGCCGTAAAATGGCgaatcaaaaaatttcaaatttcattcttACATTTGACTGCTTCTGGAACAAAACCCCACCCAAATTATTAGTTCATTACTACATAACTGTTCTGCATTCAAACTCATCCACACTTGCTATATCATTCAAACTGCCTTCGTTCTTCTCACATGTTTATACATTACACACCATAAAACAGCATTTTACATAGTCAACTTACCGTCAATAACAAATCCTTCAACTTCACTGGAGGAAAGATTTAACTCCTGTTCGattgtgtcaaaggtcatttccTTTTTCTCAGTGGCCATGCTCATTAAGGTAAGTATCCTCATCTTATGCATACTGTCTTCATGTGACAGACCTGTGCACACAAAATTAGAAAGTGTTTTTTgcagaaaacttcataaaatgagGGAATTAATATTTCTTTGCAGATCACATGAGTGATAAACGCTTTTCTTGCCTAATGTATAAAccgaagacaatttttttcaggaaagttcataaaatatgggAGTCCACGTATACTATGGACATTATATCAGTTGCTGAAAATAGCATTTTTTTCCAGGGTGCCAAACACTGGCATCAAGGGACCACCAAGTTAGGCTACTACGGCTGCCAGGGTCTGTGACCCTGCGTGCATATTACGGGTACTTATAACTTTGCCAGGATGTCTCCTGGCGAATTGCCAGTGTCTCTGTAGATGCGAGCTGACAAGtcagggctcgaacttaactTTTTTACCTACTTGCCCTGCGGGCaagtttccagaaattttacttgcccgaggaACAAACTTACTTGCCCgattttttgtctgtttgcattgtttgggcagagatcacgaagaccaagcaatctcaaaatgtggctgacGGCATCATATCAATGCAGGTTCCGTTTTGTCTGTATTGATAATCGTGTTAATTGTTACGATCCATTAGTGTTggtcttcgtgatctctgccCACTCGTCCACCAATATTCTAGTGCAGGATTGGGGTCATACAGTTGAAGGGTGGCCCATCAATCGATATTCGcatcagcaaatttcttttccaGAAGTTTTGAAACTTCCGTTGTCATTTCCTTTCAAAGTTTCATATATGTCGCACTTCTGCTTCTTCACTAACTTTCCACTGAACTCGATGCTGCGACCGCGCTATAGCTTTATCACCGTCGATTTCTGAGTGGCCGGCCGGTTGAACACGTATTGTATCCCCTGACACAGATCCTGTTCCGGAATCTGTGACTTTGTCAGGCGTagatttcaaaaaattacatgaaaacaGGGTAGTTTGCTTCGCTATGACGTACAGTCTGCGTTGTCTCAGTCAGGTCACCGCGTGCAAAGTGGCTGTTGAAATTACTGACCAACACCCCCTTGGAGTCAGTAGCGACAAGCAAGTGAGATTAGACTTCCCGAGGGAGGAAAGACAACAGCTGAATATCACTCGCTGAATGTTGACGTCCAGCTTGTCGGTTGTGATACCCGCTTCAGTGACTTGAAACAGCGAACATTGTTTAacaaaatttcttgagttttttattcccagaacatgtaaattttatcaaagtCTATCACTTGCCCGACCGGGCAAGtgcaatttatttttaccagcCCGATGTCAGGTTTTACTTGCCCCGGGCAAGCGGGCAACcgttaagttcgagccctgCAGTAGGCAGTCTACACATCATTAATATCAACTTGCAACCTGACCCCTGACCCCTGAACTCACTTACCGAGGGATTTGATAAAAGCTGTGTTGGTTTCGTAGAAGGTCATGTACTGTGTGAATTTTCCGGTCACAAAGActgttaaaagctgtaaaaagaGACAGAGAACTACAATGATTGTATGttcatgaagaaaaataaaatatacagagGACGCTACGCCCtgcaatataattttatttctctACCAAGTCAACAGTGTGATATAGATATTAAAATCTTGCAATGAAAGGTCATGACCTTTGCCATGTATATGTTTTCCCACTATATGCTTAGCAAGAATTATCCATCCAATTTACATTTTTCCAGTATTTATTTTAAGTATAGAACTTTTTCCAAAACTGTATACCAGCTTGTCAAGTGTAAACACCTATTATCTCAAAACAGCAATAGAAGTACTGTAATTAGGTAGTTATCTGAAACATACTGAAAATGAGCTACAAGTATCTTAGTGTCACTTACATCATGTATAAGCTCCCCTTCTAGGAACTTGACTGGTTTCAATGCCAGTAAATTGTCGAGGAGGAAACATTTTGGATCTCGGAGTGATGTGACGATGCATTTGTGTGCGTCGTCCCTTGCTTGCGATGCATTGTCATCAGTGTATGTACCCAGTAATTCTACCATTATCTTAGTTGCTGCTTCACTGTAtaaaaaaagaaggaaaattttcttaaaaatttACCATAAATAGGACATTAATCTCTCCATGTACTTTGTGTAGCTAACAAGCATGCACTTAATGCATcacaaatataaattttcagAGTTTTAGTGAAGACTTGGAAAGCCATCAAACATATTACACCCTTTGAGTGCTAACATCAATTTGTGTCTGCTTTATAAAGTATAACCTAGTCAattttttgcagattttgtcaaaattttgataaaaaactttagccaatgaaatatgatgtccatttggtccaaaattatcaaataatttcagaaaaattcataaaaaatttgtaaaatgtggctgtaaaattttggtgtgaaaaaaTTAGAGCATTCCAAGGGTTAACATCTATACTAGTTAGCGATGCTTTCCAGGTTTGACAGGGTACATTGTAGAACTATGAATACCAGATCTGTGGTGGAACAACAAAAAGTCAGAGAAACACTTCACCCTTATCATGCAAAGTTCAAGACGTTTATGCTAGTGAAGCAAAGCATGTtcaatatgttgcattttaaccaAAGTTTTGAACATTTGCAGGCCCTGAAAACATAGgtaaaagtggtattgagccaaaaccatatatATAATTGTCATCTGCTTGGCTTGGTATCTTACAGCAGCAAAGTCATGTTTTACAGTACTTATGTTTTCAGGGCTTGCACATGTTCAAAACTTtggttaaaatgcaacatattggACATGTTGTGCTTCACTGGCATGAATGCCTTGACCTTATGTGACATATGAACTTTGAATGTCGCGACCTGCTTGAAAATTTAGGGGGAATTTGGTTCTGATTGAGGAGGACTATCACAAATCATGCAAAATTAAGTAATGCAAATTTAAGACTTTTTCAgagtattttgaaattaaggttataaacggcaagcgctgaaaattagcatatttggcgggaaataatcaccgagcgaagcgaggtgattatttcacccaaatatgctaattttcagcccagaggtcttatatccgcaaccaaatacccgagcgcat is a window encoding:
- the LOC139139081 gene encoding eukaryotic translation initiation factor 3 subunit M-like isoform X1 — protein: MSIPAFIDVGESDQTAELRGYLKSLGAEISEELSEVGVWQDVSHIIEASDVIWKNVPDSTGIKHRKYLEIEGIFNSILSLLLYVPPEKMDDLVITLCEKILKADNEGSGEMGELRLKLLTNLFHGLDEKNPLRYNVYISMVKLAGQTDIVEHVETNLNTLHQWMSMWQLSMDKQQHLLRLLHDALQETDKSEAATKIMVELLGTYTDDNASQARDDAHKCIVTSLRDPKCFLLDNLLALKPVKFLEGELIHDLLTVFVTGKFTQYMTFYETNTAFIKSLGLSHEDSMHKMRILTLMSMATEKKEMTFDTIEQELNLSSSEVEGFVIDAVRSKMLQATIDQMQKKVIACSATYRTFGRAQWQQLRDRLELWRLNLNQVRSSLESLGPAS
- the LOC139139081 gene encoding eukaryotic translation initiation factor 3 subunit M-like isoform X2, with the protein product MSIPAFIDVGESDQTAELRGYLKSLGAEISEELSEVGVWQDVSHIIEASDVIWKNVPDSTEIEGIFNSILSLLLYVPPEKMDDLVITLCEKILKADNEGSGEMGELRLKLLTNLFHGLDEKNPLRYNVYISMVKLAGQTDIVEHVETNLNTLHQWMSMWQLSMDKQQHLLRLLHDALQETDKSEAATKIMVELLGTYTDDNASQARDDAHKCIVTSLRDPKCFLLDNLLALKPVKFLEGELIHDLLTVFVTGKFTQYMTFYETNTAFIKSLGLSHEDSMHKMRILTLMSMATEKKEMTFDTIEQELNLSSSEVEGFVIDAVRSKMLQATIDQMQKKVIACSATYRTFGRAQWQQLRDRLELWRLNLNQVRSSLESLGPAS